In Silurus meridionalis isolate SWU-2019-XX chromosome 29, ASM1480568v1, whole genome shotgun sequence, one DNA window encodes the following:
- the epn1b gene encoding epsin-1 has translation MTQSMIRRTLKNLVQNFSEAEVKVREATSNDPWGPSSSQMSDISDLTYNVVACNEILGMLWKRLNDDKNWRHVYKSLTLLEYLLKTGSDRIPKQCEENLHIIKPLLEYRYTDKDGKDQGVNVREKAKIVMLLVQDEEKRKEERESAKKTKDKLANASSEASDKPKIKEIPPYTGLPSLDSIPSVADLTASMAKKKEEKRLQEEKKKEEERRAKGDTEPDLWEQAATAAPPSSADPWGAPADAPKAEGSAKNDPWGAPKNDSQDSNTASGDPWGDSADKMENTVVPSNDPWGDSPDEKTSPPANSPWGDSADTTEDKGQANNDPWGTSNDFVANSQTTKADPWGAPVDSVEKSAPVASDPWETPLETPPAKSDPWVGDNGTSAGSPADPFSEGPKADNDPWGTIASSSVPTNDPWGAPATLTDASAKPDPFGDGGNLGTWGAPSESDSSSSVPTEDSKKSSFLGEGASLVDLDSLMS, from the exons ATGACCCAGTCAATGATACGCCGAACCCTCAAAAATCTTGTTCAGAATTTTTCTGAGGCTGAGGTAAAG GTGAGAGAGGCAACCTCTAATGACCCTTGGGGGCCGTCCAGCTCGCAGATGTCGGACATCTCGGATCTGACCTACAACGTGGTGGCATGCAATGAAATTTTGGGGATGTTGTGGAAGCGCCTGAACGATGACAAAAACTGGAGGCATGTATACAAG TCTTTAACGCTACTGGAGTATCTCCTGAAAACCGGTTCTGACCGCATTCCAAAACAGTGTGAGGAGAACCTTCATATTATTAAACCTCTTCTTGAGTATCGTTACACGGACAAGGACGGGAAAGACCAG GGTGTGAACGTCAGGGAAAAGGCCAAGATAGTGATGTTACTTGTACAAGATGAGGAGAAACGAAAAGAAGAGAGGGAGTCCGCCAAGAAAACCAAGGACAAACTGGCAAATG cCTCCTCAGAGGCGAGTGACAAGCCAAAGATCAAAGAAATCCCGCCGTATACGGGTCTTCCGTCTTTGGACAGCATCCCCTCAGTGGCTGATCTAACAGCCAGCATGgccaagaaaaaagaagagaagaggttgcaagaagaaaagaagaaagaagaagaacgaCGG GCAAAAGGAGACACGGAGCCTGACCTGTGGGAAcaagcagcaacagcagcaccTCCTTCCAGCGCAGATCCTTGGGGAGCTCCAGCTGATGCCCCGAAAGCCGAGGGCTCTGCTAAGAACGACCCTTGGGGCGCACCGAAAAATGACTCCCAGGATTCAAATACGGCTTCCGGTGACCCTTGGGGGGATTCAGCAGACAAAATGGAAAACACTGTTGTTCCTTCCAACGATCCTTGGGGGGATTCACCAGATGAGAAAACATCGCCTCCTGCAAACTCTCCATGGGGTGACTCGGCAGACACTACAGAAGACAAAGGCCAGGCTAATAATGACCCATGGGGCACGTCCAATGACTTTGTGGCCAATTCACAGACAACAAAGGCAGATCCTTGGGGTGCGCCGGTAGATTCTGTGGAAAAGTCTGCTCCTGTAGCATCAGACCCCTGGGAGACACCTTTGGAGACACCTCCGGCCAAGTCAGATCCATGGGTTGGGGATAATGGAACTTCAGCAGGGTCACCAGCCGATCCTTTTAGTGAAGGCCCGAAAGCTGATAATGACCCATGGGGCACAATAG CCTCTTCATCAGTTCCAACCAATGatccctggggagctccagcaACTCTGACCGATGCATCAGCAAAACCCGACCCTTTTGGTGATGGAGGAAACTTAGGCACTTGGGGGGCTCCATCTGAGA GTGACTCGTCCTCATCTGTGCCCACCGAAGACTCCAAAAAGTCTAGTTTCTTGGGGGAGGGAGCCTCATTGGTGGATCTCGACTCTCTTATGTCATGA
- the si:ch211-232m10.6 gene encoding germ cell-specific gene 1-like protein isoform X1 translates to MLKRMSRRSRSLLSLFLTSLALTLSILAFCTSYWCEGTHKVVKPLCLSPVKMKNCGQNNNQPYTTESPTADPKKPESSLKSSPKRKEEQALIKAKKLTNAVHYIWETGEDKYMLRYFHTGFWRSCEKQPNGEGEKCRSFIELTPGEAQGVLWLSLFSEFMYITLLAMGFLLMWMELLLLCLNKEMYALKINAFAAICTILSGMMGMVAHMMYTTVFQLTVSIGPKDWRPQSWDYGWSFALAWISFSCCMAAAVLTLNSYTKILIEMTHRARVRLEEAAGHAPPYDDIIMAGASGSIYSINLPFQHCQQGKFIDTTWPSRKGGLPGVMISDGLVLLEGCGPQGCEDCENEIDKIMNAFKKEGEVEADEMC, encoded by the exons atgCTGAAGCGCATGTCCAGACGCAGCCGTTCCCTGCTATCCCTCTTTTTAACCTCTCTGGCCCTGACACTCTCTATACTGGCCTTCTGTACCTCCTACTGGTGTGAGGGGACACACAAAGTGGTAAAGCCTCTCTGCCTGTCTCCTGTGAAAATGAAGAACTGTGGCCAGAACAATAACCAGCCCTATACCACCG AGAGCCCAACTGCAGACCCCAAAAAGCCTGAGTCCAGCCTGAAAAGTTCCCCAAAGCGAAAGGAGGAGCAAGCGCTAATAAAGGCAAAGAAGCTGACCAATGCAGTCCACTATATCTGGGAAACAGGAGAGGATAAATACATGCTTAGATACTTCCATACTGGATTCTGGCGATCTTGTGAGAAACAACCTAATGGTGAAG GAGAGAAATGCCGAAGTTTTATTGAACTGACTCCAGGAGAAGCACAAg GTGTTCTTTGGCTCTCCTTGTTCTCAGAGTTCATGTATATAACTCTGCTGGCCATGGGATTTCTTCTGATGTGGATGGAGTTGCTGTTACTTTGCTTAAATAAGGAGATGTATGCACTTAAGATCAATGCTTTTGCTGCCATTTGCACTATTCTCTCAG GAATGATGGGGATGGTAGCACATATGATGTACACTACAGTATTTCAGTTAACTGTGAGCATTGGTCCTAAGGACTGGAGACCACAGTCCTGGGATTACGGCTGGTCGTTTGC TCTGGCTTGGATTTCTTTTAGCTGTTGCATGGCTGCAGCTGTCTTGACCCTCAACTCCTACACCAAGATATTGATTGAGATGACGCACCGAGCTCGTGTTCGCCTGGAAGAGGCTGCAGGCCATGCTCCTCCTTATGACGATATTATTATGGCCGGAGCTAGTGGCAGCATCTACTCCATCAACCTTCCTTTTCAGCACTGCCAGCAAGGGAAGTTCATTGACACCACATGGCCCTCAAGAAAGGGGGGTCTGCCTGGAGTAATGATCTCTGATGGACTGGTGCTGTTAGAAGGGTGTGGACCTCAGGGGTGTGAAGACTGTGAGAACGAGATCGACAAGATAATGAATGCGTTTAAGAAAGAAGGTGAAGTAGAGGCGGATGAAATGTGCTGA
- the si:ch211-232m10.6 gene encoding germ cell-specific gene 1-like protein isoform X3, which yields MLKRMSRRSRSLLSLFLTSLALTLSILAFCTSYWCEGTHKVVKPLCLSPVKMKNCGQNNNQPYTTESPTADPKKPESSLKSSPKRKEEQALIKAKKLTNAVHYIWETGEDKYMLRYFHTGFWRSCEKQPNGEGEKCRSFIELTPGEAQGVLWLSLFSEFMYITLLAMGFLLMWMELLLLCLNKEMYALKINAFAAICTILSGMMGMVAHMMYTTVFQLTVSIGPKDWRPQSWDYGWSFACCMAAAVLTLNSYTKILIEMTHRARVRLEEAAGHAPPYDDIIMAGASGSIYSINLPFQHCQQGKFIDTTWPSRKGGLPGVMISDGLVLLEGCGPQGCEDCENEIDKIMNAFKKEGEVEADEMC from the exons atgCTGAAGCGCATGTCCAGACGCAGCCGTTCCCTGCTATCCCTCTTTTTAACCTCTCTGGCCCTGACACTCTCTATACTGGCCTTCTGTACCTCCTACTGGTGTGAGGGGACACACAAAGTGGTAAAGCCTCTCTGCCTGTCTCCTGTGAAAATGAAGAACTGTGGCCAGAACAATAACCAGCCCTATACCACCG AGAGCCCAACTGCAGACCCCAAAAAGCCTGAGTCCAGCCTGAAAAGTTCCCCAAAGCGAAAGGAGGAGCAAGCGCTAATAAAGGCAAAGAAGCTGACCAATGCAGTCCACTATATCTGGGAAACAGGAGAGGATAAATACATGCTTAGATACTTCCATACTGGATTCTGGCGATCTTGTGAGAAACAACCTAATGGTGAAG GAGAGAAATGCCGAAGTTTTATTGAACTGACTCCAGGAGAAGCACAAg GTGTTCTTTGGCTCTCCTTGTTCTCAGAGTTCATGTATATAACTCTGCTGGCCATGGGATTTCTTCTGATGTGGATGGAGTTGCTGTTACTTTGCTTAAATAAGGAGATGTATGCACTTAAGATCAATGCTTTTGCTGCCATTTGCACTATTCTCTCAG GAATGATGGGGATGGTAGCACATATGATGTACACTACAGTATTTCAGTTAACTGTGAGCATTGGTCCTAAGGACTGGAGACCACAGTCCTGGGATTACGGCTGGTCGTTTGC CTGTTGCATGGCTGCAGCTGTCTTGACCCTCAACTCCTACACCAAGATATTGATTGAGATGACGCACCGAGCTCGTGTTCGCCTGGAAGAGGCTGCAGGCCATGCTCCTCCTTATGACGATATTATTATGGCCGGAGCTAGTGGCAGCATCTACTCCATCAACCTTCCTTTTCAGCACTGCCAGCAAGGGAAGTTCATTGACACCACATGGCCCTCAAGAAAGGGGGGTCTGCCTGGAGTAATGATCTCTGATGGACTGGTGCTGTTAGAAGGGTGTGGACCTCAGGGGTGTGAAGACTGTGAGAACGAGATCGACAAGATAATGAATGCGTTTAAGAAAGAAGGTGAAGTAGAGGCGGATGAAATGTGCTGA
- the si:ch211-232m10.6 gene encoding germ cell-specific gene 1-like protein isoform X2, protein MSRRSRSLLSLFLTSLALTLSILAFCTSYWCEGTHKVVKPLCLSPVKMKNCGQNNNQPYTTESPTADPKKPESSLKSSPKRKEEQALIKAKKLTNAVHYIWETGEDKYMLRYFHTGFWRSCEKQPNGEGEKCRSFIELTPGEAQGVLWLSLFSEFMYITLLAMGFLLMWMELLLLCLNKEMYALKINAFAAICTILSGMMGMVAHMMYTTVFQLTVSIGPKDWRPQSWDYGWSFALAWISFSCCMAAAVLTLNSYTKILIEMTHRARVRLEEAAGHAPPYDDIIMAGASGSIYSINLPFQHCQQGKFIDTTWPSRKGGLPGVMISDGLVLLEGCGPQGCEDCENEIDKIMNAFKKEGEVEADEMC, encoded by the exons ATGTCCAGACGCAGCCGTTCCCTGCTATCCCTCTTTTTAACCTCTCTGGCCCTGACACTCTCTATACTGGCCTTCTGTACCTCCTACTGGTGTGAGGGGACACACAAAGTGGTAAAGCCTCTCTGCCTGTCTCCTGTGAAAATGAAGAACTGTGGCCAGAACAATAACCAGCCCTATACCACCG AGAGCCCAACTGCAGACCCCAAAAAGCCTGAGTCCAGCCTGAAAAGTTCCCCAAAGCGAAAGGAGGAGCAAGCGCTAATAAAGGCAAAGAAGCTGACCAATGCAGTCCACTATATCTGGGAAACAGGAGAGGATAAATACATGCTTAGATACTTCCATACTGGATTCTGGCGATCTTGTGAGAAACAACCTAATGGTGAAG GAGAGAAATGCCGAAGTTTTATTGAACTGACTCCAGGAGAAGCACAAg GTGTTCTTTGGCTCTCCTTGTTCTCAGAGTTCATGTATATAACTCTGCTGGCCATGGGATTTCTTCTGATGTGGATGGAGTTGCTGTTACTTTGCTTAAATAAGGAGATGTATGCACTTAAGATCAATGCTTTTGCTGCCATTTGCACTATTCTCTCAG GAATGATGGGGATGGTAGCACATATGATGTACACTACAGTATTTCAGTTAACTGTGAGCATTGGTCCTAAGGACTGGAGACCACAGTCCTGGGATTACGGCTGGTCGTTTGC TCTGGCTTGGATTTCTTTTAGCTGTTGCATGGCTGCAGCTGTCTTGACCCTCAACTCCTACACCAAGATATTGATTGAGATGACGCACCGAGCTCGTGTTCGCCTGGAAGAGGCTGCAGGCCATGCTCCTCCTTATGACGATATTATTATGGCCGGAGCTAGTGGCAGCATCTACTCCATCAACCTTCCTTTTCAGCACTGCCAGCAAGGGAAGTTCATTGACACCACATGGCCCTCAAGAAAGGGGGGTCTGCCTGGAGTAATGATCTCTGATGGACTGGTGCTGTTAGAAGGGTGTGGACCTCAGGGGTGTGAAGACTGTGAGAACGAGATCGACAAGATAATGAATGCGTTTAAGAAAGAAGGTGAAGTAGAGGCGGATGAAATGTGCTGA